In Suncus etruscus isolate mSunEtr1 chromosome 9, mSunEtr1.pri.cur, whole genome shotgun sequence, the genomic window ACCACACATGATCTCCAAGCTCTGCCAatagtgacccatgagcacaacTGCTATGAACCAATAACATATAAAACTTTATAGTTTCAATAATTATATTCTTGTAGTACTTGTCAGAGAAAACTTATAAAAACTAATCAATTAGCatatttaattcaaataattaattatttcaaCATTGGGATATTAACTAAAGTATTTGTGAGACCTTGTACTTGGTCAAGTATTTGCTCAAATAATTGAACTTCATTATTCTCCtccaaattaaagaaacagaaaaaatttggtactggggccagtgaggtggtgctagaggtaaggtgtcgtctgccttgcaagtgctagccaaggaaggacagcagttcgatccccctggcgtcccatatggtccccccaagcaaggagcaatttctgagcgcttagccaggagtaaccctgagcatcaaactggtgtggcccaaaaacaaacaaacaaaaaaaaggtttggTACTGACATAaagtagatatttttaatttaaaacattggtGATACAAGATAGTGTATTGGAAATAATTCTGAATCAGAATATACTAATAAAGTACTAATATTTACTTGATTTATAAAGacctatattaaatatatattttattatcatgcccatattaaaaagtatattattgGAACCTTAATCTTAAACAGCaactaaaaattatcttttttctgtGTCATACTGGAAAATATCTTGGCTTCACTGACTTCAAGTGGATAATTAGATTATTAGATCACCTGATTAAGCTGCCATCTGTAATGATAACaagttcattaaaataaaaaaatacaattaagagTTCAGAAAGGATCATGGGGGAAGATGGGAATTGAATCAGAAGGGACATGAAGAAGATGGGGAAATTAGCCCAAACCTCTCTGACAACCACGACTACAGAGAACAAGTACCTAGAGTTTTTTccttctgtatttttcctttcaCCTCTACTACTAATACCACATTTAAAAGAATTTCCCCCTTTGTGAACATCTCTCTTGCTGTGGCAGATGGCCAGTTTCGTGGCCAAAAAGACCCATCTTGGAAGGCAATAAGGCCTTTCTAGAAAATTCCCTTCTGAAGACTCACAAATCAACTGGTTCCAAGAACTCTGTCTTCCTGGAGCTTTGGGGACAATATAAAAAGGCAAGACCTAGAGACAACAGTAGATTCTTTGTTATATCACTTGTCATTTGATCCTCCTAATAGGACCTGGATGGCACAAGGTTTATGGTTCTGGATCTCCTATTCTTTAACTCTTCCTTTAATTCCACTTCTCTATCCTACACTAGGTAACTTCCTGTGGTACTTTCTCTTTACCTAACAAAATGTAGCCTAACATGTTAGTACTTTGTGATGAAAGGAAATGTTAAGTACTCCAGTTACTAAATAATTTGATCTTGAATTCTATTACACACAAGAGTTTTCACCTGTAAAATAAGAATACTCAGGCCATTTAAGAATCTAGTGAGACAATGTAATtatattcagtggtcctcaaactatggcccacgggccacatattgtatttgttccctttttgtttcttcacttcaaaataagatacatgcagtgtgcataggaatttgttcataatttttgtttttgctatagtctagccctccaacaatctgagggacagtgaactggctccctgtttaaaaggtttgaggacccctggataatTCATTGTAAATGTTAAGATTTAAGTATTAAATATGCATACTAATGCTGTTATTAATTTCTGGGGGATTAACTACAGTGAAAACATTTATCTCTTACCCACTTAATATCAAATTAATTTTCCCTCGTTAAATTTCTCATATATAATAACAATAAGCTATCATTATAACTTATAATTGTGATGCAGATCTTCAAGTAGCAAAAGATAAATTGATCTATCCATTATTAAACGACAATTTTCTTGGCATTTCAACATATATCAGGTATCTCTGAATTGTCATTTTTAGAGACAATAGGTGTCTGAAGACACTTGCATGAATAATAAAGATAGAAAACTCTAATTTGTAAACATGGTTGTTTTTGTCAATCTGTGTTTTTTAACCTTCTTAATTATACATTCAGAAACATTCTTTGCTTTCTAAAACTAATTTTGAACTCACACAAAACTTGCAAATCACTATACTCTGATACAGCAGACACATCAATTCAGATAAGTTTTTTAATAGCTAGATTCCTGTTACCAAAATGTCTAACCTGTATTTTCATCAGTCACATGTTCTTCACAAACCCTCCTCAGATAGAGCGAATATcaacaaaaacttatttaaaaagggAGCATATTTAAGTTCTTTGTTCTTTAGTTTGccaaattttaatgtaaattttaggGAAATTTTGATCTAAATAATAATACATGATTCCTAATCCTGTAAAATTAAAAGTACATATTATACTTTTAGCATGATTACTTACATTACTGGAATATGTGAGTGTTAAATTTTAGTGCAGATAATTGAGaaactttgattttattataCTACATTGATATTGGTGCTTTTACATTGTAATGAAAGATggcttttattttgaaaacattttactaaatctcactcattttcaaaatatattggaAGCTCTCTAGATATAAAGAGTGACTCAAAATTCCTACAACTACATTTCTAATAAAATGATTCAAGATACTTAGTCTCATGTCCACTGAATAGAGATTAcccatttattaatatattttacatattgatTTAGATGATCATTGGGATACAGATGTTTACCATAAAATAGCAAAACATCTCCTTTAGTTTATTGTTACTATGAATatcaccatatgagatgccgggattcgaaccaccatcctgaatgcaaggcaaactccttacctccatgctatctctctggcccctattttttaagaGTTTTATAGTTACAATGATTACATTTAAGGctaattaattttgaatataagattacgtttaaatattatataaaatcctAATCTAGTTTAGGTATTTCTGGACaatgacaaatttttattttttcctcttatttttttagtggcatttgttgaagagatagtaTTTTCTTCATAGAGTATTTTAGAATGTCTGTCAAATATTAGTTACTAACATGTGCAAGATCttaattttttgagttttgaCTTTGCTCCATATGAGCAATAAATTGTACAAGTTGTTTTATTTGCTTGTATAGTTTTGTAATAAGTTTGAAATCAAAAAGTGGAATTAATCTAGCTTTGTTCTTTCTctaaatctatttatttaagaTCTTTTGTAGATAcacaaaaattttagaattgcttgttctattttttaagaaaaatattatcataCTCCTGATAGGATTGCACTAAATCTAATGATGGCTTTaaataatatgaacattttaattgaattttttttaatactgaaaaAATCTAGGATTAGACAGAGCTGTTCAGTCCAGGTATCCAACATCTGTCTCTTTGTTTTGCCTGAGTTTCTCAGTTTATCTAGTCAATGGCTTTGAACATTTATTCAAAAGTCTTTCACCTCTTTGTTTAAATCTATTCATAAGTATGTCCTTGTGCTTAATATTAATCAAATGGggttgttattttatatatatattcatatcacTGTATTTATAAGTGTAGATTTTGTATATGACtacttacttaatttttttatagatCCAACAGTTGTTTTGTATGCGCTAAAATTTTGTGTTCTCATGACATCTGCAACAgagaaaaattccattttttatttataatctagTATTTTCTTGTATTGCTCAAACTGGAAAAACCTGTtaattatttgtaatataatatgtataatatttataatataagtattatatattacattcttTTCCTGATCTTAAATGAAGAGTTCTCAATCTTTCCTTATTGGTTAGTTAGAACTAGACATTATATATAGCTTTAATTATGTTGGAATACATTCCCTGTAGACAAAATTTATTGAGGATTTCATGAATGGGTGCTAAATATTGTCAAATGCTTTTGTCATTAAGAAAATACTATgattacacacaaaaatcaatggcctttctatacaccaatagaaataaggaagaaatggacattaaaaaaacaaacccattcacaatagtgccacacaaactcaaatatcttggaattaacttgactaaaaatgtgaaggacctatacaaagaaaactataaaactctgctccaagaaataagagaggacacgcggaaatggaagctcataccctgctcatggattggcaggattaacatcattaaaatggcaatactccccaaagcattgtacagatttaatgcgatccctctaaagatacccatgacattcttcaaagaagtagatcaggcacttttgaaattcataatgaacaataaacaccctagaatagctaaagcaatcattggaaaaaagaatatgggaggaattattttccccaacattaaactgtactgcaaagcaatagttatcaaaacagcatggtattggaataaagacaggccctcagatcagtggaataggcttgaatactaagataatgttccccagacatacaatcacctaatttttgataaaggagcaagaagtcctaaatggagcaaagaaagcctcttcaacaagtggtgttggcacaactggatagccacttgcaaaaaattgaacttagacccccagataacatcatgtatgaaggttaaatccaaatggatgaaagacctcgatatcagacccaaaaccataagatacatagaacaacacataagtaaaacactccaggacattgagactaaaggcatcttcaaagaggaaactgcactctccaagcaagtgaaagcagagattaacagatgggaatatattaaactgagaagcttctgcacctcaaaagaaatagcgtccaggatacaagagccccccactgagtgggagaaactattcacccaatatccatcagacaaggggctaatctccaaaatatacacggCACtggcagaaatttacaagaaaaaaaatctaatcccatcaaaaaatggggagaagaaatggacagacactttgacaatgaagaaatacaaatagccaaaagacacatgaaaaaatgctccacatcactaatcatcagggagatgcaaatcaaaacaactatgaggtaccacctcacaccccagagattagcacacatcacaaagaatgagaacaagcagtgttccggggatgtggagagaaaggaactcttatccactgctggtgggaatgccatctagttcaacctttatggaaagcaatatggagattcctccaaaaactagaaatcgagctcccatatgacccagctataccacttctaggaatataccctaggcacacaaaaatacaatacaaaaaccccttccttacacctatattcattgcagcactatttaccatagcaagactctggaaacaaccaagatactcttcaacagatgcatggctaaagaaactgtggtacatagacacaatggaatattatgcagctgtcaggagagatgaagtcatgaaattctcctatacatggatgtacatggaatctattatgctgagtgaaataagtcagagagagagaaagacgtagaatggtctcactcatctatgggttttaagaaaaatgaaagacattcttgcaataagaaccttcagacatgaaaggaaaagagctggaagttacagctcacctcatgaagctcaccacaaacagggatgagtttagttagagaaataactacgttttgaactatcctaataatgagaatgtacaagtgaaatagaaagcctgtctgaaacccaaacacaatcgtgtatgtaataaagttgtttaaataaaaaaaaaaaaagaaaatactggggctggagagatagaattgagaaaaggcatttgcctttcatgcagaaggtcattggtttgaatcccggcatcccatatggtcccctgagtatgctaggagtgatttctgagtgtgaagccaggagtaacccctgagcactgctgggtgtgacccaaataccctccccctgaaaaaaaaaagaaaatactatgatttttataattatctaccAATGTGATGTATCCATTTATGATGATGTTTGTATTTTGAGTACTACTTGCATCCCGGAGAGAACCCTACTTAATATTAGCATAGGACTCATTAATTGTGATGGCCAATTCAGTTTGCAagcattttgttgagaatttttacttCTGTATTGGTTTtaggatttggggggtggggtttatCTGGCTGTATGGTGGCCTTGTAAAATTAGTTTTAATGAGCTTCTTTCTCTTCAGTTTTTGGAGGTTGTTGAAAAAGACTAATAGTtattcttctttaaatgttttgtaGAATTTATTGAAAAGtcatctgttttcattttttgttgttgttgaggttTCAGTCCAGTATccttatttgttattgtttttttttttttcagatcttttttgtttacgggcaacctggcaatgctcagggattactcctggctctgtgcccagggatcttTCCTGTTGGTGctagaggaacatatgggatgctggttatcgaaccaggtcagccacatgcaaggcaaatgccctatctacgatgctatctctctggcccccttttcagttcttttattcctttcctatTGTAGGTTCTTTATTGATAGAAATTTAGTTTTATCTTTTAGATTGTCAAAATAATTGAAAGTGAGCATAGGCCAGGAAAAGCTCTCCTGATCTGACACTCTACCACAGCTATACCACAGATATGATAATGTCTGTCTATCACCCCAATGTGGTTTTTCTTTGATTCTCTGTGCTCCAGATTTATCCCCATGTTCTTTGATTTTCACAGTGATGTTTTGGTTTATATATAACTCTAATGTATTCTCTTATATAAATGGTGTCAATCATGATCTATGATGTTTTGATATTATCATGCAGAGCTAAAACAGTTATGAACCCTTAGTCACAGCACTATGTTGTTTTTAAGAGGGAAAATATTCCAAAGTTGAGACAACAATTGCAATAAGAGTAcatttattagtattattttggcaaaattaatataacatagtctccaaaataattattattttataatattatagcaTATGTGTGTTCCAAGAAAATACTATCAAGAATATAAGTTATAATTTTCcatacaaattaaaatgacatttaaatatactataggtaaagaaagaaattttagggACTAGAGCATTAGTACATCACACTGTgctcttatcttgcacacagcagacataAGTTTGATACCTAGTATCACAGATAGTACCCCAATTCCTActaagaattattcctgaagtCAGAGCTGAGAATGCTCTGAAAAAATGATTAATTacacttagcaagaaaaataataaatacataaagtaaCAGTCATGACCAAGTCTTATCCTAGACTTGTATGATTGGTTTGGCATTCAAGTTAATGTAATTCATTTAATCAATTAATGTAACTCATTTCATCCGATCtgataataaatagtaaaattttattgtcctttcaaaaaatataatatagtctGAGCACTAccatgcatgtacacacacacacatacatacacatatacatgccaaaaaaattaaaaaacagggagccggagaggtggcactagaaataaggcatctgccttgcaagcgctagcctagaatgaattacggttcgatcctctggcatctcatatggtccccccaatccaggggcaatttctgagcgtatagtcagAAGAAACACCTGGCCGTCAaactggtgtgaccaaaaaaaaaaaaacctctaaataaataaacagataaataaataaaaattaaaaaacagaataaaaaatttcaaaatatttttagattaccAGTGGGAGTGAAGAGATGTTAAGgtatttcaaaattattcttgAGTAAAGTCCACTTTATTCTCAAAGGGcagttatatattaaaatattataatgacattttattttattgtgtgagGGATTAGCCACACCTAGCTGTTCTCAAGGCTTAGTCTTGCTATTCTCAAGGTTTAGTCTTGCTCTgcttcagatattactcctgacagtgctcaaagaacactttgaggggccggcgagatcGCACAGttatagggtatttgctttgcacgcggcaaacccaggactgaccttggttcgatccccagctttccatatagtcccccaagccagaagaaatttttgaacacatagccaggagtaacccctgagcatcaccaagtgtggcccaaaaaacaaaaacaaaacaaataacacttTAAGGTCCTAGGGATCAAgaatggttggctgcatgcaagcctaAAACTGCTGTGTGTTTTCTCCAATGCAAAGCAATTTTGTTTTAATCAGTGTTCTATAACTTACTTATACAATATTGGAATTGTTGcttttattcactttttattaaaattttatagaaaaattattcatggttgagttttagttttagacatacaaagtTCCAGCACCAATCTTATCACCTGTGTTAATTTCCCTCCAATTATATTCCTTGGTTCCCTCAACACCcccatgcatgcacacacacacacacacacacacacacacacacacacaaaactagtCATCCTACTTGCACTTTTTTAAGTctgttattaaagtttgggtctcatgattacaGTGTTGTTAACTCTatggtttgaatatttattcCTATTATTTCTCAATACTACCAATGTACCTAAACTGccttgatccctgcatcccattgcTTCTCATTTGTCTCTTACCCGCCCCATCCTCCACTATTACATCTCTTCTTCTACCAATACTTTGGACCAAGGGTGACCTAGGCATCCccctttaaatcattgcattcccttatgcagttattctaacttccacatataagtgaaattatcctgtgtttttcatttttcttctggcttagttcatttaacatatcttcagTTCCAGCCATATTGCAACAAAtcacatgatttcatcatttcttacaaatatgtagtattccattatgcatGTACAACACATTATTCAGCATCCACAGGGTTTATGTCCATAAGGGACATAAGTGCTGGCTAATCTCTGACCTCTGGGGGTGGCATATTATAGCCTAAGACAGAATTACAAATTCCCAGGtttttaggaatgtgattttatGGGATTTCAGGGCAGGGAAggggggttgttgttgttttaagctGTATAATAAATTAGTATTATGAATTTTGTAGACTCCAGGTAATAATAGAGAACCTGAACTGCCAAGCATTACTTTTTGATAATTTGAGATGAAAATCTGGGATATCTTCCAAAGATCAATGAAGCATTTTTCTTTAACAAGTATAAATGAGGTAGAGAAGATCAAAAAGAAACATTGTAATGCTATTGTTCTTTCTGGGTAATaaagtattcttttatttctttcataaattTAGGAGCAACAAGACAATGGTAAAGGGAAGAAATGTTACAGAAATCACCCAGTTCATCCTCGTGGGGTTTTCAGATTTGCCTAGAATCTTAATGGTGCTCTTCATTGTGTTCCTGTTAATGTACATTACTACACTGACCTGGAACCTGTGCCTTATTATATTAATAAGAATGGACTCCCACCTCCACacacccatgtacttcttcctcagcAATCTGTCCTTCATAGATATCTGCTATGTGACCACTACAGTTCCCAAGATGCTCTCAGGATTCTTCCAGGAGCAGTCAACTGTCACTGTCAAGGGTTGCGCTGTTCAATACTTCGTCTTTTCATTGATGGGCCTGAGTGAGTCTTGTGTCATGACGGCCATGGCTTATGATCGCTATGCTGCCATTTGTAATCCACTTCTTTATTCATCAATCATGTCACCCACCTTTTGTGTTCAGATGGTGTTGGGATCCTATATGGCTGCAATGTCGGGTGCTGTAGCCCAATTGTGTGCCATTCTTC contains:
- the LOC126017748 gene encoding olfactory receptor 5AN1-like, encoding MVKGRNVTEITQFILVGFSDLPRILMVLFIVFLLMYITTLTWNLCLIILIRMDSHLHTPMYFFLSNLSFIDICYVTTTVPKMLSGFFQEQSTVTVKGCAVQYFVFSLMGLSESCVMTAMAYDRYAAICNPLLYSSIMSPTFCVQMVLGSYMAAMSGAVAQLCAILRLYFCGPNIINHFFCDFPQLLNLSCNDTFLSRLILAIVTMIFGVANALLIMISYVYIVLSILKITSAKGRVKAFNTCASHLTAVSFFYVSSVVVYLSSSTGSSSSVDRFGSVFYAVLIPLLNPLIYSLRNREIKDALKKFPKKRGYC